One Verrucomicrobiia bacterium DNA window includes the following coding sequences:
- the def gene encoding peptide deformylase — MILKVVKYGEPILRKKGSRIEKITPEIRQLIADMFETMYAYKGVGLAAQQIGVAVQLTVIDIRGVTDRPSTLELDGKPAVPEDFMPLVLINPEVKPINEPVPGPEGCLSFPEVYADVLRPESVDVKALDKDGNPFEFRCGGLLARAVQHETDHLHGILFIDRMDKTAKAEVQDELDMLQAETKAELKARKK, encoded by the coding sequence ATGATCTTAAAAGTCGTCAAATACGGAGAACCTATCCTGCGCAAAAAGGGCAGCCGCATCGAAAAAATCACGCCGGAGATTCGGCAGTTGATCGCGGACATGTTTGAAACGATGTACGCCTACAAGGGCGTCGGTCTTGCAGCGCAGCAAATCGGCGTGGCGGTTCAACTCACAGTCATCGACATCCGCGGCGTTACCGACCGTCCGTCCACCCTGGAACTGGATGGCAAACCGGCGGTCCCCGAAGACTTCATGCCGCTGGTCCTTATCAATCCTGAAGTGAAGCCCATCAACGAACCCGTGCCAGGGCCGGAGGGATGCCTGAGTTTCCCCGAGGTGTATGCCGATGTCTTGCGGCCGGAAAGCGTGGATGTGAAGGCGCTCGACAAGGATGGAAATCCATTCGAGTTCCGCTGCGGCGGCCTGCTCGCGCGCGCTGTCCAGCATGAAACCGATCACCTGCACGGAATTCTGTTTATAGATCGGATGGACAAGACCGCGAAGGCGGAAGTGCAGGATGAGCTGGACATGCTCCAGGCCGAGACGAAGGCGGAATTGAAGGCGAGGAAGAAGTAA
- a CDS encoding ParB/RepB/Spo0J family partition protein, translated as MAKPALGRGLGALLGGAPTAAKPPSPSPAQASPASAPSAAIVADDRERVQRVPLNRIQPCAFQPRKDFAPEALQELADSIREQGIVQPLIVRDVGHHLELIAGERRWRAAQLAGLTEVPVILREADDRAVLELALIENLQRENLNPMEEALGYSQLVSQFQLTQEEVAQKVGKSRAVVANALRLLKLPAALQSYLRENRLSVGHAKVILGLPTDREQQGAAERVIKDGLNVRQTEGLVAKLQARGTDPRKPGKTPIRDANITSLEGKLRERFGTKVQLRYASGKGALEIAFFNDDDLERILQIVGVTTD; from the coding sequence ATGGCAAAACCAGCTTTGGGCCGAGGTCTCGGCGCTCTTCTGGGCGGTGCGCCCACAGCGGCGAAACCGCCATCGCCGTCCCCTGCCCAGGCGTCCCCCGCATCCGCTCCTTCCGCTGCCATTGTCGCCGACGATCGTGAACGCGTGCAACGGGTGCCCCTGAATCGCATCCAGCCCTGCGCGTTTCAGCCGCGAAAGGATTTCGCGCCCGAAGCACTGCAGGAGCTCGCCGATTCCATCCGGGAGCAAGGCATCGTTCAACCGCTGATCGTCCGCGACGTGGGTCATCACCTCGAACTCATCGCCGGGGAACGCCGCTGGCGTGCCGCACAGCTTGCGGGATTGACGGAGGTTCCAGTGATTCTGCGTGAGGCCGATGATCGCGCGGTTCTTGAACTTGCGCTCATCGAAAACCTGCAGCGCGAGAACCTGAACCCGATGGAAGAGGCACTCGGCTATTCGCAGCTGGTCAGCCAGTTTCAACTCACCCAGGAGGAAGTTGCGCAGAAGGTTGGCAAAAGCCGCGCGGTGGTCGCGAATGCGTTGCGGCTGCTCAAGCTTCCCGCGGCGCTGCAAAGTTACCTCCGTGAAAATCGCCTTTCGGTGGGCCATGCAAAAGTGATCCTCGGCTTGCCCACGGATCGAGAACAGCAGGGCGCGGCGGAACGGGTCATCAAGGACGGTTTGAACGTGCGCCAGACGGAAGGCCTTGTCGCCAAGCTGCAGGCACGCGGCACCGATCCCCGAAAGCCTGGCAAGACACCGATCCGGGACGCCAACATCACCAGCCTTGAAGGCAAGCTGCGCGAACGATTCGGAACCAAGGTGCAGCTGCGATACGCCTCGGGAAAAGGAGCGCTGGAAATAGCATTTTTTAACGACGACGATCTCGAACGGATTTTGCAGATTGTCGGCGTGACCACGGATTAG